In the Pseudoliparis swirei isolate HS2019 ecotype Mariana Trench chromosome 21, NWPU_hadal_v1, whole genome shotgun sequence genome, one interval contains:
- the cd248a gene encoding CD248 molecule, endosialin a: MCSLRSSAAALLLTSLLALLFGLSSVLTQDLSERDALCNADGCFVVYFQGKTFLDSWRACKDKGGNLATIKRRDDATTIATLFSNLDLRTSVRVWIGLQRQPRQCTTTRPLRGFSWTTGDQDTEYTNWQKEDSPSMCSVPRCVVMGYNTQEENENFKWLDGSCSVSVDGYLCHYAYKGMCPALWSEGAGNALYTTPFNLLSTVLTHLPFGSVAALPCPAGTKDEQSVLCMLKDDGSVGWSRDSPLCSDPPISNNWCDQHNGGCEHFCRPAGAHVDCECADGYELGENGKNCEVSDICQRAPCEFECLPLSGGYRCACPEGYMLAPDERGCLDVDECLQSPCEQLCVNAPGTFGCQCRKGYHTDDEGACEDIDECVNDPCEHACENTQGSHICHCHLGFSPVPEDPSQCQDTDECQIPGTCEKMCVNYEGGFECYCEEGYELMSDHYSCRKREEGDDQSAVTPPFVWVTGQPGPVWDPVDYDWNPQQSHTDWPLEEEQSLDWLTDPPRVLDPDVIWVTSAPQEELPFDSTLDPLTQEAEKDEEDIENAGADWLQWGHTEPDLEVLPTTIYTTPPPTTMSSTIPDWYEGDDEDEEETTTNLPFLSTSTISEGAWNWWAGSTPSSQKPGNPEDSVVDLNMPTDSSYPTEAEKEHYTLRENSPFPKEELGEEEKDFVNATHQDPAVPTQPTPSQPSPSQGREINDIPEFVQEDRGQSSTWLLVGLLVPICIFIVVMVALGIVYCTRCAVPSRNKNATDCYHWISGAHNKQGAPNPSAGVKTHV; the protein is encoded by the coding sequence ATGTGCTCCCTGAGGAGCAGTGCTGCTGCACTTCTCCTGACTTCCCTGTTGGCTTTGCTCTTTGGACTTTCTTCGGTCCTGACTCAGGATTTAAGCGAGAGGGATGCCCTATGCAATGCGGACGGCTGCTTTGTGGTCTACTTCCAAGGTAAGACCTTCCTGGACTCGTGGAGGGCCTGCAAGGACAAAGGTGGCAACCTAGCAACCATCAAACGCAGGGACGATGCCACCACTATTGCCACTCTCTTTTCTAATCTGGATTTGCGCACCAGCGTCCGGGTTTGGATCGGCCTGCAGCGCCAGCCTCGCCAGTGTACCACCACACGGCCATTGCGGGGGTTTTCTTGGACTACTGGGGACCAGGACACAGAGTATACCAACTGGCAGAAAGAGGACTCCCCTAGCATGTGTTCAGTGCCACGCTGTGTGGTTATGGGCTACAACACTCAGGAGGAGAATGAGAACTTCAAATGGCTGGATGGTTCCTGCTCCGTTTCTGTAGATGGGTATCTCTGCCATTATGCCTACAAAGGAATGTGTCCAGCCTTGTGGAGTGAAGGGGCCGGCAATGCCCTCTACACTACACCATTTAACCTTCTAAGCACAGTGTTGACCCATTTACCCTTTGGATCTGTTGCTGCTCTTCCCTGCCCCGCAGGCACCAAGGACGAACAGTCCGTTTTGTGTATGCTGAAGGACGATGGCTCGGTGGGGTGGTCCAGAGACTCCCCCCTCTGCTCCGATCCCCCAATATCCAACAACTGGTGTGACCAGCATAATGGTGGATGTGAGCACTTTTGCAGGCCGGCCGGCGCTCACGTTGACTGTGAGTGTGCTGATGGGTATGAACTAGGAGAGAATGGGAAGAACTGTGAGGTGTCTGACATTTGTCAAAGGGCGCCCTGTGAGTTTGAGTGCCTGCCCCTCTCGGGTGGGTACCGGTGTGCCTGCCCTGAAGGATACATGCTCGCACCAGATGAACGTGGCTGCCTGGATGTAGACGAGTGCCTGCAGAGTCCTTGCGAGCAGCTTTGTGTGAATGCTCCAGGGACATTTGGATGTCAATGTCGGAAGGGTTACCATACGGATGATGAGGGTGCTTGTGAGGACATAGATGAGTGTGTAAATGACCCCTGTGAACACGCCTGTGAGAACACCCAAGGCTCTCATATCTGCCACTGCCATCTGGGTTTTTCTCCAGTGCCCGAGGACCCCAGCCAATGCCAAGACACCGACGAGTGCCAGATCCCCGGAACCTGTGAGAAGATGTGTGTGAATTATGAGGGGGGATTTGAGTGCTACTGTGAGGAAGGCTATGAACTCATGTCTGATCACTATTCATGTCgcaagagagaggaaggtgacGACCAATCTGCTGTCACCCCTCCTTTTGTTTGGGTCACCGGCCAGCCTGGACCTGTTTGGGACCCTGTGGACTACGACTGGAATCCACAGCAGAGCCACACTGATtggcctctggaggaggagcaatCTCTGGACTGGCTGACTGACCCACCCAGAGTTTTGGATCCTGACGTCATTTGGGTCACTAGTGCCCCTCAGGAGGAGCTGCCCTTTGACTCAACACTGGACCCTCTGACACAGGAGGCGGAGAAAGATGAGGAAGACATCGAAAATGCAGGAGCTGACTGGTTGCAGTGGGGGCATACTGAGCCTGACCTGGAAGTTTTACCCACCACTATCTATACcacgcctccacccaccaccatGTCCAGCACTATCCCAGACTGGTACGAAGGTGAcgacgaggatgaggaggagaccaCCACAAATCTACCTTTCCTTTCCACTTCAACAATCTCTGAGGGAGCTTGGAATTGGTGGGCGGGGTCCACCCCTTCCAGCCAGAAACCAGGAAATCCAGAGGATTCAGTTGTAGATCTCAACATGCCTACAGATTCCAGCTATCCCACCGAAGCAGAAAAAGAACATTACACCCTTAGGGAAAACTCTCCGTTTCCAAAGGAGGAGTTAGGGGAAGAGGAAAAGGACTTTGTGAATGCCACACACCAAGACCCCGCTGTTCCCACGCAGCCTACTCCTTCTCAGCCATCCCCGAGTCAGGGTCGAGAGATCAATGACATCCCAGAGTTTGTCCAGGAAGACCGAGGGCAGAGCAGCACTTGGCTTCTGGTGGGCCTCCTTGTGCCCATCTGCATCTTCATTGTAGTAATGGTGGCGCTTGGCATCGTCTACTGCACTCGCTGTGCTGTTCCTTCACGCAACAAGAATGCCACTGACTGCTACCACTGGATCTCTGGGGCTCATAATAAACAGGGAGCTCCTAACCCCTCAGCAGGGGTCAAGACCCATGTTTAA